The proteins below are encoded in one region of Roseofilum casamattae BLCC-M143:
- a CDS encoding bifunctional 4-hydroxy-2-oxoglutarate aldolase/2-dehydro-3-deoxy-phosphogluconate aldolase → MLSLLQQHKAIAVIRTPSIPIGYQLAQAVASGGIRLIEITWNSNNPGKMVQQLQKILPECIIGAGTLINSVQVADAIDAGAKFLFSPHTNPQLIQQAIAANIPMIPGALTPTEITTAWQAGASCVKVFPIQAVGGVNYIKALQGPLGQIPLIPTGGVTLDNAADFIGAGACGVGLSSQLFPRHLIAREDWQAIANNTKNLVDSLKTL, encoded by the coding sequence ATGTTAAGTTTACTCCAGCAGCATAAAGCGATCGCAGTTATTCGCACCCCTTCCATACCCATTGGCTATCAGCTCGCGCAAGCCGTTGCCAGCGGCGGTATTCGTCTGATTGAAATTACCTGGAATAGCAACAATCCAGGAAAAATGGTGCAACAATTGCAGAAAATACTCCCGGAATGCATTATCGGCGCAGGTACTTTAATCAACTCAGTACAAGTCGCAGATGCCATTGATGCTGGGGCAAAATTTCTCTTTTCCCCCCATACAAATCCGCAATTAATTCAACAAGCGATCGCAGCCAACATTCCAATGATTCCCGGCGCCCTCACTCCCACCGAAATTACCACCGCTTGGCAAGCCGGAGCCAGTTGCGTCAAAGTTTTTCCCATTCAAGCCGTTGGCGGAGTTAACTATATTAAAGCATTGCAAGGCCCTTTAGGACAAATTCCCCTAATTCCAACCGGAGGAGTAACCCTAGATAATGCTGCTGACTTTATCGGTGCTGGAGCTTGTGGCGTAGGACTCTCCAGTCAGCTATTTCCACGACATCTGATTGCTCGAGAAGATTGGCAAGCGATCGCGAATAATACTAAAAACTTGGTCGATTCTCTGAAAACCCTTTAA